Proteins found in one Neofelis nebulosa isolate mNeoNeb1 chromosome 3, mNeoNeb1.pri, whole genome shotgun sequence genomic segment:
- the DEFB136 gene encoding defensin beta 136, with amino-acid sequence MRHSLIGLLFLLVISLPSGNGLFGHDGIQIRTCTALKGRCFFGCRVGWTWVSFCHNILSCCVKMLKNNPPQVDEY; translated from the exons ATGAGGCACTCTCTCATTGGGTTACTCTTCCTCCTGGTAATCTCACTGCCTTCAG ggaATGGATTGTTTGGACATGATGGAATACAAATTCGTACTTGCACTGCGCTCAAAGGTAGGTGTTTCTTCGGTTGCAGAGTGGGATGGACATGGGTTTCATTCTGTCACAACATATTGTCTTGTTgtgtaaaaatgttgaaaaataatccTCCCCAGGTCGATGAGTATTGA